In the Isachenkonia alkalipeptolytica genome, one interval contains:
- a CDS encoding Wzz/FepE/Etk N-terminal domain-containing protein: MEQEQQNNKYQEEEISLRELIETLVREKYIVIATTLVVVIAAAFYTLVVLSDSYESTSTITVNLQEEVSTPYGSYRIPMDTMDEYKLVLNHPYTMEKTLRDYDGELTRSSLDGRMSTSNIQDTGSFNLTFSGSSPGEAYELNRIHLANYLTQVEMMLRRMAIEHFYNEYNTKSMNLEKELETLVEDKENLEGLIEGTSIALNLENALISEAEYSLMVSSLQDLDISELEGDKIITQELNPPYLRLQEELTEKKMEASATEVQLHNVQQSLDELEEEVEALTKYQETLNTDHFRDSVSNSMRNLVTVVNPPQLEESKVGPNNTLNLAIGGVLGLMLGVFIAFFKHYWESTGKQENKASKRKE; encoded by the coding sequence ATGGAGCAAGAACAGCAGAATAACAAATACCAGGAAGAAGAGATCAGTTTACGGGAACTGATAGAGACCCTGGTAAGAGAAAAGTACATAGTGATTGCCACAACTCTGGTGGTAGTTATAGCAGCGGCGTTCTATACTTTAGTAGTATTATCAGATTCCTATGAAAGCACATCCACAATCACCGTGAACCTACAAGAGGAGGTCAGTACTCCCTACGGAAGTTATAGGATACCCATGGATACCATGGATGAATACAAACTGGTGCTAAACCATCCCTATACAATGGAGAAAACCCTTCGCGACTATGATGGGGAGTTGACCCGGTCAAGTTTGGATGGAAGAATGAGTACCAGCAATATTCAGGATACGGGGTCTTTTAACCTTACATTCTCCGGTAGCTCTCCTGGGGAAGCCTATGAACTAAACCGTATTCACTTAGCAAATTACTTAACCCAAGTCGAGATGATGTTAAGAAGAATGGCGATTGAACATTTTTATAATGAATATAATACAAAAAGTATGAACCTGGAAAAAGAGTTGGAAACTTTGGTGGAAGACAAAGAGAATTTGGAAGGGTTAATAGAAGGGACTTCCATCGCTCTAAATCTGGAAAATGCATTAATTAGTGAAGCAGAGTACTCTTTAATGGTATCTTCTCTTCAAGATTTGGATATTTCAGAGCTTGAAGGGGATAAAATAATAACCCAGGAACTCAACCCTCCATACTTAAGGTTGCAAGAAGAGCTGACAGAAAAGAAGATGGAAGCTTCTGCAACGGAGGTACAGCTTCATAATGTGCAACAGAGCTTAGATGAACTGGAAGAGGAGGTCGAAGCACTGACTAAGTACCAAGAAACGCTGAATACCGATCATTTTAGAGACAGCGTATCTAATTCTATGCGGAATCTTGTAACCGTGGTAAATCCACCGCAACTTGAAGAGAGCAAAGTTGGACCTAACAACACCCTAAACTTAGCGATTGGAGGGGTGCTGGGTTTAATGCTTGGCGTTTTTATAGCATTTTTTAAGCACTATTGGGAGAGCACAGGAAAGCAGGAAAATAAAGCTTCAAAAAGAAAAGAATAG
- a CDS encoding ISL3 family transposase — MSHQYDFITDLLDLKDPNIKFFDDFYSEEVIDGVQNKIFQGTLTYQPHACYQCGTLFDEQITKHGFKVSTIKLVHISGLPSYLRLKKQRYSCKHCESTFTLTTRVVDKHCHISRNIKLSIALKAKDKVSEKDIAKEHNVSHSTVNRLVNSFYKHHKPSYHHLPKHLCFDEFKSVKSAAGAMSFIFCDGDNGKIVDILEDRRLPALINYFLKYKKSARNNVETIVIDMYSPYISLIKKLFPRAKIVIDKFHIVQLFNRSFNQTRVQVMNASKKDYNKFKKYWKLLLMDPAKLTDQTFRYCRSFKKPMRPMDIVDALLDLSPELKASYELYHGVRIAMKNQDFHQLQLICQKYKSTVSSYMKTSIKTLEKYADYVQNTLEYSYTNGILEGLNNKIKVIKRIAFGYRCFFHLKNRIMITQNLANLKTA; from the coding sequence ATGTCTCATCAATACGATTTTATAACAGATTTATTAGATTTAAAAGACCCTAATATTAAGTTTTTCGATGACTTTTACAGTGAAGAAGTTATCGATGGGGTTCAAAACAAGATTTTCCAAGGGACTCTTACTTACCAGCCCCATGCTTGTTATCAGTGTGGAACCTTATTCGATGAACAGATCACTAAACATGGGTTTAAGGTCTCTACGATCAAACTGGTACATATATCCGGATTACCTAGTTATCTCCGGCTGAAAAAACAGCGGTATTCTTGTAAGCACTGCGAATCAACTTTTACCCTTACGACCCGTGTTGTCGATAAGCATTGCCATATTTCGAGAAATATCAAGTTATCCATTGCACTTAAAGCGAAAGACAAAGTATCTGAAAAGGACATTGCCAAAGAACATAATGTCTCGCACTCTACGGTAAATCGCTTGGTTAATAGTTTTTATAAACACCATAAGCCAAGTTATCATCATCTACCGAAACATTTGTGTTTCGATGAATTCAAGTCGGTTAAATCCGCTGCAGGAGCCATGTCTTTTATCTTTTGTGATGGAGATAACGGAAAAATTGTAGATATTTTAGAAGATCGACGTTTGCCGGCGCTAATCAATTACTTCCTAAAGTATAAAAAGTCGGCTCGAAACAACGTTGAAACCATTGTTATCGATATGTATAGCCCGTATATTTCGCTCATTAAAAAGCTTTTTCCCAGGGCAAAAATTGTTATCGATAAGTTCCATATCGTACAGCTTTTTAATCGATCCTTCAACCAAACTCGAGTTCAAGTTATGAATGCCTCAAAAAAAGATTACAACAAGTTCAAGAAATACTGGAAGTTGCTGTTAATGGATCCCGCTAAATTAACTGATCAGACCTTCCGATACTGTCGCTCTTTTAAGAAACCTATGCGCCCCATGGACATTGTCGACGCTTTACTAGATCTTAGCCCTGAACTTAAAGCCTCCTACGAACTTTACCACGGGGTCCGCATCGCGATGAAAAATCAAGATTTTCATCAGCTACAATTGATATGCCAGAAGTATAAATCAACGGTTTCCAGCTATATGAAAACGTCTATTAAAACGCTTGAAAAGTACGCTGATTATGTGCAAAACACTTTGGAATACTCTTATACCAATGGAATCCTTGAAGGGCTCAACAACAAGATCAAGGTCATTAAACGAATCGCTTTTGGTTATCGATGTTTTTTCCATCTTAAGAATCGCATCATGATTACACAAAACTTAGCCAATTTAAAAACAGCATAA
- a CDS encoding cell wall-binding repeat-containing protein yields the protein MKRKLALLLSIMMVFAAVMGGFAAPVFADAHDADEYRIAGDTRYLTAYEIAKQNDPDPETVIIVQGDGPADAPNVVDGLTASGLAGAEDAQILLVQEDRIPNGTNDALKSLDPENIIIVGGEAAVSGNVEAELEENYNVDRRVEGERRESTAAEVAMDMGEAKDNTAIIVDGFAEVDSLVAGPLALQGHPILMVNNGQNRIPQETKDAIEELGIENLIIIGGEDVVSADLETELDEMEDVSVANRLAGENRVETSIEVAEFAAFDDFDSVSLVNGWSYVDAVAASTLGEPVVYLDLRQDRDWLSDQNEDALALLQTKTGFQAIGGPVAIPESIVEAAMANIIQDLAVLDVTALTPRTLEMEFNKDVEDLERADVVVRNEAGTRVFASGVDAEDNVAEVSFFNALEDEEEYSIVVNLDDETAEYTFEYLQGDVVAIEVDGTDFTAAADQEFKVDYEVLTSTYVDVATIVDVDVEANITGVDAEDGEVTIPAQDDGKVVFFTLSYEDEDENEFESERVRVVFSETDIDEFGTFTILDAPYTDDGNEDIDWEDLIDEEELKQDITMGQTGYYLVPQLIDQYGNDTFTTTSALEFSSADPSVLIVDEESGRLTPRSEGEVDVMVEAGDVSTVYSMEVLEAAELTEIVFLDSDDEAISELDLSVLDTDGTSVPVKLLDQYGEEYSTDLDDLEVETDDEDEDVITDLVVNTTKGAIDFKVQGDAGTAVITVEQDDVEAELTVNVIQHGAQEDYELRGVTDLDLETGDDYTNKFTAELYPVDADGLRTGDAEEDVEWTVLDEDGDLVENNEQNTTTTGQALNISTTTDAAIELEAAGEYTVAAELDGGLTFTESFEVTDSRPEYEVEQLDATITTTTGTALFGELKDAVEITKGDDDKTDDIKSFTVVSTNTSVVNDEDPIDSGFNAEVEGQATLYIDKITMDDETEIAVDFVIEVTIEDQD from the coding sequence CGATGCAGATGAATACCGAATCGCCGGCGACACTCGGTACTTAACCGCGTATGAAATCGCTAAGCAAAACGATCCAGACCCAGAAACGGTGATTATCGTACAAGGGGACGGACCTGCCGACGCTCCAAATGTAGTAGATGGACTTACTGCAAGTGGATTAGCAGGAGCGGAGGACGCTCAGATCTTACTGGTACAAGAAGATCGAATCCCTAATGGAACAAACGACGCACTTAAAAGCTTAGACCCTGAAAACATAATCATCGTTGGTGGAGAAGCAGCAGTAAGCGGAAACGTTGAAGCTGAACTTGAAGAAAACTACAACGTAGACCGACGAGTTGAAGGGGAACGACGAGAATCTACTGCAGCAGAAGTTGCAATGGATATGGGAGAAGCAAAAGACAACACAGCAATCATCGTAGATGGATTTGCAGAAGTTGACTCTTTAGTTGCTGGACCCTTAGCCCTTCAAGGACATCCAATCCTTATGGTAAACAATGGACAAAACAGAATTCCACAAGAAACGAAAGACGCGATCGAAGAATTAGGAATTGAAAACCTAATCATCATTGGTGGAGAAGATGTAGTATCTGCAGATCTTGAAACCGAGTTGGATGAAATGGAAGATGTTTCTGTTGCTAATCGACTAGCTGGAGAAAATCGAGTGGAAACTTCCATCGAAGTTGCTGAATTTGCAGCTTTTGACGATTTTGATTCAGTATCGCTAGTTAACGGATGGAGCTATGTAGACGCAGTAGCCGCTTCTACTTTAGGCGAGCCGGTTGTTTATTTAGACTTACGTCAAGATAGAGACTGGTTATCAGATCAAAATGAAGATGCTTTAGCTTTACTACAAACCAAAACTGGTTTCCAAGCTATTGGTGGACCGGTAGCTATTCCAGAGTCAATTGTTGAAGCTGCTATGGCAAACATCATTCAAGACTTAGCAGTATTAGATGTAACTGCACTTACACCCAGAACTCTTGAAATGGAATTCAACAAAGACGTTGAAGACTTAGAAAGAGCGGACGTAGTTGTAAGAAACGAAGCAGGTACGCGAGTATTTGCAAGCGGAGTAGACGCGGAAGACAACGTAGCTGAAGTATCCTTCTTTAATGCATTAGAAGATGAAGAAGAATATTCAATCGTTGTGAACTTAGATGATGAAACTGCAGAGTATACCTTTGAGTATCTTCAAGGTGATGTAGTTGCAATCGAAGTTGACGGAACTGACTTTACTGCAGCAGCAGATCAAGAATTCAAAGTAGACTATGAAGTGTTAACTTCTACCTATGTTGACGTTGCAACAATTGTAGATGTTGATGTGGAAGCGAATATTACAGGTGTTGACGCTGAAGATGGTGAAGTAACTATTCCAGCACAAGATGACGGTAAAGTAGTATTCTTCACACTTTCTTACGAAGACGAAGATGAGAACGAGTTCGAAAGTGAAAGAGTAAGAGTAGTATTCTCAGAAACAGATATCGACGAGTTCGGTACATTTACAATTCTAGATGCTCCTTACACTGATGACGGTAACGAAGATATCGATTGGGAAGACCTAATTGATGAAGAAGAACTAAAGCAAGATATTACTATGGGACAAACCGGATACTACCTAGTACCACAGTTAATTGACCAATATGGTAATGACACATTCACTACTACAAGTGCTTTAGAGTTCTCTTCTGCTGATCCAAGTGTGTTAATCGTTGATGAGGAATCAGGACGATTAACTCCTCGAAGCGAAGGTGAAGTAGATGTAATGGTTGAAGCTGGAGATGTTTCAACTGTATACAGCATGGAAGTATTAGAAGCTGCTGAGTTAACGGAGATTGTGTTCTTAGACTCTGATGACGAAGCTATTTCTGAATTAGATCTTTCAGTGTTAGATACTGATGGAACTTCTGTACCGGTCAAACTGCTTGATCAATATGGAGAAGAATATAGTACAGATCTTGACGATTTAGAAGTTGAAACTGATGACGAAGACGAAGATGTCATTACAGACCTAGTTGTAAATACAACTAAAGGAGCTATTGATTTCAAAGTACAAGGAGATGCAGGAACTGCAGTAATAACTGTTGAGCAAGATGATGTAGAAGCAGAACTTACTGTAAATGTAATTCAACACGGTGCACAAGAAGATTATGAACTTCGAGGTGTAACTGATTTAGATTTAGAAACTGGAGATGATTACACTAATAAATTCACAGCAGAATTATATCCAGTAGATGCTGACGGCTTAAGAACTGGTGATGCAGAAGAAGATGTTGAATGGACCGTTTTAGATGAAGATGGTGATTTAGTTGAAAATAATGAACAAAACACAACTACTACAGGACAGGCATTAAACATTTCTACAACTACTGATGCAGCTATTGAATTAGAAGCAGCTGGTGAATACACAGTTGCTGCAGAGCTAGATGGAGGATTAACCTTTACCGAAAGCTTCGAAGTAACCGACTCTCGACCTGAGTATGAAGTAGAGCAACTTGATGCTACAATTACAACAACTACAGGTACAGCATTATTTGGTGAACTTAAAGACGCTGTAGAAATTACCAAGGGTGACGATGATAAAACTGATGATATTAAATCCTTCACCGTAGTATCTACGAATACTTCTGTAGTAAATGATGAGGATCCTATTGACAGTGGTTTTAATGCAGAAGTAGAAGGACAAGCTACACTTTATATTGACAAGATTACAATGGATGATGAAACAGAAATCGCTGTTGACTTTGTAATTGAAGTAACCATCGAAGATCAAGACTAA